Proteins from a genomic interval of Pectinophora gossypiella chromosome 4, ilPecGoss1.1, whole genome shotgun sequence:
- the LOC126382364 gene encoding N-acetylgalactosaminyltransferase 6-like: MSLLKLLVVQLQRKILRLLRIRNLVLLLILGFFILNCIIIVGDVAAKAKTGNLKAFFSIKAEPFVPQNTQKIDWHDYAQIKYEKQRTGMGEQGKAAYLPNETIAYQKKIYSTNGFNGALSDKIALNRSLPDIRHRKCRKRRYIASLPTVSVVVPFHNEHLSALLRTAFSVLYRSPEHLITEIFLVNDGSTKQYPTLDDYLATNMPKVKQLRIQNRSGLINARLVGAKVATGDVLVILDAHSEANVNWLPPLLEPIAVNYKTVVCPFVDVIDYNTFEYRAQDEGARGAFDWEFYYKRLPLMPADERKMPEPFESPVMAGGYLAISRKFFWELGGYDPGIEIWGGEQYELSFKVWMCGGRLIDAPCSRVGHIYRGPGPALFPSPRPYDFVSKNYRRVAEVWMDEYAQYLYKRRPNWLKVDPGDISEQKALRQKLQCKSFRWYITKVAFDLVERYPPVEPKPFASGRIKVPAEDYCLDASDKKPKASLMLTSCRDGTGAADPDQDWMVSWHKDIRLKKRNVCWDVPNAEKFSPILLFPCHLGGGNQFWKYDSETRSFTHNSQSCLEWDIKKQRVYISPCIYGKMVQQWDVDDVDLERMKQWDEPPPVYGKE; this comes from the exons ATGTCTCTGCTAAAGTTGTTAGTGGTTCAGCTGCAACGTAAAATCTTGCGACTACTGCGCATACGGAACCTCGTGCTATTATTAATACTCGGCTTTTTCAtcttaaattgtataataattgttGGTGATGTAGCAGCTAAAGCGAAAACAGGCAATTTGAAggcatttttttctattaaagcCGAACCTTTCGTGCCACAAAATACTCAA AAAATAGACTGGCATGATTATGCTCAAATAAAATACGAAAAGCAACGCACAG GAATGGGAGAGCAAGGGAAAGCAGCGTACTTACCAAACGAAACGATTGCATaccaaaagaaaatatattctaCAAACGGTTTCAACGGTGCTCTTAGCGATAAAATAGCTTTGAACCGTTCGTTGCCTGACATAAGGCATCGAAAATGCAGGAAGAGGAGGTATATAGCTTCTCTGCCCACTGTGAGTGTGGTGGTTCCCTTCCACAATGAGCATTTGAGCGCGTTACTGCGGACCGCGTTCTCTGTACTGTATAGGTCGCCTGAGCATTTGATCACGGAAATATTTCTAGTCAACGATGGCAGTACCAAAC AATACCCAACTCTCGATGATTACCTTGCAACGAACATGCCGAAAGTCAAACAGCTGAGGATACAGAACCGCAGCGGTCTGATCAACGCGCGCCTGGTCGGAGCCAAGGTAGCCACAGGTGATGTCCTTGTCATCCTGGATGCGCACTCCGAAGCTAACGTCAACTGGCTGCCGCCACTGCTAG AACCCATAGCAGTAAACTACAAGACAGTGGTATGTCCGTTTGTGGACGTAATAGATTACAACACGTTCGAGTATCGCGCGCAAGATGAGGGCGCTCGGGGAGCGTTTGACTGGGAGTTCTATTATAAAAGACTGCCTTTAATGCCCGCAGATGAGAGGAAAATGCCCGAACCTTTTGA GAGTCCAGTGATGGCCGGCGGTTATCTAGCCATATCTAGAAAGTTTTTCTGGGAGTTAGGCGGCTATGATCCCGGCATTGAAATCTGGGGTGGGGAGCAGTATGAACTTAGTTTTAAG GTTTGGATGTGTGGCGGCAGGCTGATAGATGCTCCATGTTCCCGGGTGGGACACATCTACCGCGGTCCCGGCCCGGCGCTGTTCCCCAGCCCAAGACCCTACGACTTTGTTAGCAAG AATTATCGGCGAGTAGCAGAAGTATGGATGGATGAGTACGCTCAATACCTGTATAAACGTCGTCCAAACTGGCTCAAGGTAGATCCGGGGGACATATCGGAACAGAAGGCGCTGCGGCAGAAGCTACAATGCAAGTCATTCAGATGGTACATCACGAAG gtagcGTTCGATCTTGTCGAGAGATATCCTCCTGTGGAACCAAAACCTTTTGCCTCTGGAAGG ATAAAGGTACCCGCTGAGGACTATTGTTTAGACGCCTCTGACAAGAAACCAAAAGCTTCTCTGATGCTCACTTCGTGCCGTGATGGCACAGGGGCCGCCGACCCTGACCAGGACTGGATGGTGTCTTGGCACAAGGACATCAG GTTGAAAAAGCGGAACGTGTGCTGGGACGTACCAAATGCCGAGAAATTTAGTCCAATATTGCTGTTTCCGTGTCACCTCGGCGGCGGCAACCAGTTCTGGAAGTACGATAGC GAAACACGGTCGTTTACTCACAATAGCCAGAGTTGTCTCGAGTGGGATATAAAAAAGCAGAGGGTGTATATATCCCCGTGTATATATGGCAAAAtggtccagcagtgggacgtcgaTGACGTAGATCTCGAAAGAATGAAGCAGTGGGATGAACCGCCCCCGGTTTATGGAAAAGAATGA